A single genomic interval of Nostoc commune NIES-4072 harbors:
- a CDS encoding ABC transporter ATP-binding protein produces MTAAVCLENVYKFYNNVPVVNDLSFQIEAGEIFALLGPNGAGKSTTIRMLTTLTKPSQGRIEVGGYDVMSQAMLAKQSIGVVLQQVSVDNDLSVWENMELHGRLHHISNPQRQKLINQWLEYVELAEKRNDLVKTLSGGMKRRLQIARALLHQPQILFLDEPTVGLDPQTRRRLWEIIRDLNKQGMTMLLTTHYMDEVEFLCDAFGSTKPGRIGIMDSGKLISLGTLQQLRSAHGEGLVMKQLGISEVGSDGARSWEYLFFPSLEAANIYLNEQPDKTGMMVRPSNLEDIFVELTGRQLD; encoded by the coding sequence ATGACTGCTGCTGTCTGTCTAGAAAATGTCTACAAGTTTTACAATAATGTACCTGTAGTCAATGACCTGTCATTCCAAATTGAAGCGGGGGAAATATTTGCTCTACTCGGCCCGAACGGTGCGGGTAAATCAACCACAATTCGGATGCTGACTACACTAACGAAACCTTCCCAAGGACGGATAGAAGTAGGTGGATATGATGTGATGAGCCAAGCAATGTTGGCAAAACAAAGTATTGGCGTAGTCTTGCAGCAAGTAAGTGTAGATAACGATTTAAGCGTTTGGGAAAATATGGAACTGCATGGGAGGCTACATCACATTAGTAACCCACAAAGACAAAAACTAATTAATCAATGGTTAGAGTATGTTGAGTTAGCAGAAAAACGTAATGATTTGGTAAAAACCCTATCTGGGGGTATGAAACGACGATTGCAAATTGCCAGAGCTTTATTGCATCAACCGCAAATTCTGTTTTTGGATGAACCAACGGTAGGACTAGACCCCCAAACTAGGCGACGGCTTTGGGAAATTATTCGAGATTTGAATAAGCAGGGAATGACAATGCTACTAACGACCCATTATATGGATGAGGTCGAATTTTTGTGCGATGCTTTTGGTTCTACCAAGCCAGGACGCATCGGTATTATGGATAGCGGTAAGCTGATTTCTTTAGGAACTTTACAACAGCTGCGCTCTGCTCACGGTGAAGGTTTGGTAATGAAACAATTAGGTATATCTGAAGTGGGAAGTGATGGTGCTCGTAGTTGGGAATATCTGTTTTTCCCATCTTTGGAAGCAGCAAATATCTACTTGAATGAACAGCCTGATAAAACTGGAATGATGGTGCGTCCCTCTAATCTGGAAGATATTTTTGTGGAATTAACGGGACGCCAGTTAGATTAA
- a CDS encoding RNA polymerase sigma factor SigF, with amino-acid sequence MPTTTTNELKHEIWQLLREYQQSPSGNIRNKLVKLNIGLVRKEAHYWTNQCHETYDDLLQVGSLGLIRAIEKFEVSKGHAFSSYALPYIRGEIQHYLRDKGVTVRIPRKWLALQQQAIGVSRSWREKHNRQPTDSELATALEISPNEWQEIKLAWINRAPLSLDVPIQDGEEGSTCLGELVPDPNYRSFQLVQEDQLRLQQALVQLEQRTRDVLECVFLQDLTQKQVAEHLGISVVTVSRRVKKGLDLMKQLMGVAED; translated from the coding sequence ATGCCTACCACAACAACCAATGAACTGAAACATGAAATTTGGCAGTTGTTGCGAGAATATCAGCAATCTCCGTCAGGAAATATTCGCAATAAGCTGGTAAAACTCAATATTGGACTTGTGAGAAAAGAAGCTCACTACTGGACGAATCAATGTCATGAAACCTACGATGATTTGCTTCAGGTTGGGTCTTTGGGTTTAATCAGGGCGATTGAAAAATTTGAAGTTTCCAAGGGACATGCCTTTAGTTCTTATGCTCTTCCCTATATTCGGGGTGAAATTCAACACTATCTCCGAGATAAAGGTGTCACCGTGCGAATTCCTCGCAAGTGGTTAGCACTGCAACAGCAAGCAATAGGAGTGTCACGTTCTTGGCGTGAAAAGCATAATCGCCAACCAACAGACTCAGAATTAGCAACAGCACTGGAAATTTCTCCAAACGAATGGCAAGAAATTAAATTAGCATGGATAAATCGCGCTCCCTTGAGTCTTGATGTGCCAATCCAAGATGGAGAAGAAGGCTCTACCTGTTTGGGAGAATTAGTTCCAGATCCTAACTATCGCAGCTTTCAACTAGTACAAGAAGACCAACTTCGCTTGCAACAAGCATTGGTTCAGCTAGAACAACGCACCCGCGATGTGTTGGAATGTGTGTTTTTACAGGATTTAACACAAAAACAAGTTGCAGAACATCTGGGAATTAGTGTGGTAACAGTTTCCCGTAGAGTTAAGAAAGGTCTGGATTTGATGAAACAGCTTATGGGTGTGGCAGAAGATTGA
- a CDS encoding helix-turn-helix domain-containing protein, with protein sequence MAALEDVKIAALIREARQLLQLSQVEFASKIGVSFQSVNRWENGRNRPIPLALKQIEKLLHEMGEPGENLLTKYFSDQD encoded by the coding sequence ATGGCAGCCTTGGAAGATGTAAAAATTGCAGCGTTGATTCGGGAAGCTCGGCAGCTACTGCAACTGTCTCAAGTTGAGTTTGCTAGCAAAATCGGTGTGTCATTTCAGAGTGTTAATCGATGGGAAAATGGACGAAATAGACCAATTCCTCTAGCGCTCAAACAGATTGAAAAATTGTTACATGAAATGGGAGAACCAGGTGAAAACCTATTAACCAAATACTTTAGCGATCAGGACTAG
- a CDS encoding histidine kinase dimerization/phospho-acceptor domain-containing protein, whose protein sequence is MASEGEGLAVNSVFIEGGEIVSLMRSLDWSQTALGYVADWPQSLRSAISILLASKAQICLFWGSELITIYNDAYRPALASKHPWALGRPAHEAWSEVWNVVEPLLKGVVATGIAFWAQDHLFFLNRHGYIEETYFDVSYDPVRDESGKVGGVFCIVSETTGRVLGDRRLQTLSLLSRETAQAKTTEAACLSAIQALATNSHDIPFAMLYQVEADGRSAKLVGTTPMEETGTILSRVNLTQHSDAWKIAQVYHTGEAAIVDDLTTQFGALPTGAWDKPPSAAWVVPLIAGGQKQIVGLLVLGINPYQAFEGEYRKFFDLLVGNMTIAIANARAYEEERKRLEALAELDRAKTTFFNNISHEFRTPLTLMLSPLKEMLTELDGILPTKAQEKLEMVQRNGTRLLKLVNTLLDFSRIEAGRTIASYEPIDLATYTAELASIFRSAADSAGLQLIVDCPPLAEPVYVDREMWEKEERYRTLFESIDEGFCVIEMLFDENDTPNDYRFLEINPSFEKQAGLKDVQGKRIRDLVPNHDKHWFEIYGKVAITGEPVRFENRAVALQRWFDVYAFRIGQPQQRQVAVLFKDISDAYQQATQRQLAEAALRESEELKQRILDSSHDCIKVLTLDGRVLYLNKGGLHLLEIDEPASFLNAEWIDLWQGEDREKAAAAIAAAKIGNVGQFQGYCPTAKGKAKWWDVIVTSVRNASGIIAQLLVVSRDITKQKQAEAEREQLFLREQAAREQAQTANRIKDEFLAVLSHELRSPLNPILGWSRLLRNGTLNAAKTAIALETIERNAKLQAQLIEDLLDISRILSGKLNLEMAPVNLASTIEAAIETVRLAAEAKSIEIQRIFDPNIGQILGDSARLQQVFWNLLTNAVKFSFAGGRVEIRLECRDSQAQITVSDTGKGINPDFLPYVFESFRQADATTTRKFGGLGLGLAIVRHLVELHGGTVQVDSAGEGQGAIFNVRFPLMKAQSYSQKVQEDSSLLTFNTSPLTGIRLLIVDDDEDIRDFLGFVLEQAGAEVCIVTSAIEALQAVEQSPPDILLSDIGMPEMDGYMLIRQIRAMLPEQGGKILALALSAYAGEVNRQQALAAGFQQHVAKPIDPDRLIAVILDIIAKRN, encoded by the coding sequence ATGGCATCTGAAGGAGAAGGTCTAGCTGTTAACAGTGTTTTTATTGAAGGTGGCGAAATAGTCAGCCTGATGCGATCGCTCGATTGGTCACAGACTGCTTTAGGTTATGTGGCTGATTGGCCCCAGAGTTTACGGAGTGCCATTAGCATCTTGCTGGCTTCTAAAGCTCAGATTTGCCTCTTCTGGGGTTCGGAATTAATCACGATTTATAATGATGCTTATCGCCCTGCCCTTGCCTCAAAACATCCTTGGGCGCTCGGTCGCCCTGCTCATGAAGCGTGGAGCGAAGTCTGGAATGTTGTAGAACCTTTACTCAAGGGAGTTGTTGCCACAGGAATTGCATTTTGGGCACAAGATCATTTATTTTTCCTGAATCGACACGGTTACATTGAGGAAACTTACTTCGATGTCTCCTACGACCCCGTGCGAGATGAAAGCGGGAAAGTTGGCGGAGTCTTTTGCATTGTTAGTGAAACAACAGGACGAGTGCTGGGCGATCGCCGTTTACAAACTCTGAGCTTACTAAGTAGAGAAACGGCTCAAGCAAAGACTACAGAAGCGGCTTGTCTGTCTGCAATTCAAGCCTTAGCAACTAATTCTCATGATATCCCGTTTGCCATGCTGTATCAGGTAGAGGCAGATGGCAGAAGTGCAAAGCTGGTTGGAACTACTCCAATGGAGGAAACAGGAACAATTCTATCGAGAGTAAATTTAACTCAACACAGCGATGCATGGAAAATCGCACAAGTTTATCATACCGGGGAAGCAGCAATCGTCGATGATTTGACAACTCAGTTTGGAGCTTTGCCCACAGGAGCTTGGGACAAACCCCCCTCTGCTGCTTGGGTCGTGCCGCTCATCGCAGGTGGACAAAAACAAATCGTTGGATTGCTGGTATTGGGTATTAATCCTTACCAAGCTTTTGAGGGGGAGTACCGGAAGTTCTTCGATTTGCTAGTAGGCAACATGACGATCGCGATCGCTAATGCGCGTGCTTATGAAGAAGAACGCAAGCGGTTGGAAGCACTAGCAGAACTGGATCGAGCCAAAACGACCTTCTTCAACAACATCAGCCACGAATTTCGCACTCCCCTAACGCTGATGCTGTCGCCACTGAAAGAGATGTTAACCGAATTAGACGGAATTCTTCCAACCAAAGCCCAAGAAAAATTGGAGATGGTGCAGCGCAATGGCACACGGCTGCTCAAGCTAGTCAATACGCTGTTAGATTTCTCGCGCATTGAAGCCGGGCGCACCATAGCTAGTTATGAGCCAATTGATTTAGCCACTTATACCGCAGAACTAGCAAGTATTTTCCGGTCTGCTGCTGATTCGGCGGGATTGCAATTAATTGTGGATTGTCCTCCCCTAGCAGAACCCGTTTATGTAGACCGCGAAATGTGGGAGAAAGAGGAGCGCTATCGAACGCTGTTTGAGTCTATTGACGAAGGATTCTGCGTGATCGAAATGCTGTTTGATGAAAACGACACGCCGAACGATTACCGCTTTTTAGAAATCAATCCGTCCTTTGAGAAACAAGCGGGACTCAAAGACGTACAAGGCAAAAGAATACGTGATCTAGTTCCGAATCATGACAAGCATTGGTTTGAAATTTACGGCAAAGTCGCCATAACGGGCGAACCCGTTCGCTTTGAGAATCGCGCTGTTGCCCTACAACGTTGGTTCGACGTTTATGCATTCCGCATTGGGCAACCACAGCAGCGACAAGTCGCCGTCCTTTTCAAGGATATCAGCGATGCCTATCAGCAAGCTACGCAACGCCAACTTGCCGAAGCCGCCCTGCGAGAAAGTGAAGAGTTAAAGCAACGAATTTTGGACAGCAGTCATGATTGTATCAAAGTTTTAACGTTAGATGGGCGGGTACTCTACTTGAATAAAGGGGGGCTGCATCTTCTAGAAATTGATGAGCCTGCGTCCTTTCTTAACGCCGAGTGGATTGATTTATGGCAAGGCGAAGACCGAGAAAAGGCCGCTGCGGCGATCGCCGCAGCCAAAATAGGTAATGTTGGTCAATTTCAAGGCTATTGCCCCACTGCAAAGGGTAAGGCGAAGTGGTGGGATGTGATTGTTACTTCCGTCCGAAATGCATCAGGAATTATTGCACAACTCTTAGTCGTCTCACGCGATATTACAAAGCAAAAGCAAGCGGAAGCTGAACGCGAACAACTTTTTTTGCGTGAGCAAGCTGCGCGTGAACAAGCTCAGACAGCGAATCGAATTAAAGATGAGTTTTTAGCAGTGCTATCACATGAATTGCGATCGCCCCTCAATCCTATTCTGGGTTGGTCTAGGTTGCTTCGCAATGGAACATTAAATGCCGCAAAAACGGCTATTGCTTTGGAAACAATCGAGCGCAATGCCAAACTCCAGGCCCAATTAATTGAAGATTTGTTAGATATCTCTCGCATCTTGTCTGGCAAACTCAATTTGGAAATGGCTCCTGTTAACTTAGCATCGACGATTGAAGCGGCTATTGAAACCGTGCGTTTAGCAGCAGAAGCGAAGTCAATTGAAATTCAGAGAATATTTGACCCAAATATTGGGCAGATTTTAGGAGATTCTGCTCGTTTACAACAAGTATTTTGGAATTTGCTTACTAACGCTGTAAAATTTAGTTTCGCTGGTGGACGGGTCGAAATTCGGTTAGAGTGCCGAGACTCGCAGGCTCAAATTACTGTTAGCGACACGGGTAAAGGTATTAATCCAGACTTTTTACCCTACGTGTTTGAATCTTTTCGTCAGGCAGATGCGACAACAACTAGGAAGTTTGGCGGATTAGGGTTAGGGCTGGCGATCGTCCGTCATCTAGTTGAACTGCATGGAGGTACTGTTCAAGTAGACAGTGCTGGAGAAGGACAGGGAGCCATCTTTAATGTCAGGTTTCCTTTGATGAAAGCACAAAGTTATAGCCAGAAAGTACAAGAGGACTCCTCATTATTAACTTTTAACACCTCACCTCTGACAGGAATACGGTTACTAATTGTTGATGATGATGAAGATATCCGTGATTTTTTGGGCTTTGTTCTTGAGCAGGCGGGAGCAGAGGTTTGTATTGTGACATCGGCAATAGAAGCACTACAAGCCGTAGAGCAATCACCACCAGATATTTTATTGAGTGACATTGGAATGCCAGAGATGGATGGCTATATGCTAATTCGACAAATTCGAGCCATGCTACCCGAACAAGGTGGGAAAATTTTGGCTTTAGCCCTCTCGGCTTATGCTGGAGAAGTTAATCGCCAACAAGCTCTAGCCGCCGGATTTCAGCAGCATGTTGCCAAGCCAATAGACCCAGACAGATTAATTGCAGTCATTCTAGATATAATCGCCAAGAGAAATTAA
- a CDS encoding YbjQ family protein — translation MIITTTDVIQGAVIESYLGIVTAEVVYGSNFLRDFLAGIRDIIGGRTGSYERLFEQGQRKALEELEQRAQRLGANAVIGIEIDTGTINIDQSGVLLLITATGTAVKMR, via the coding sequence ATGATTATAACTACCACTGATGTAATTCAAGGAGCCGTTATTGAGTCATATTTAGGCATTGTGACAGCAGAAGTAGTCTACGGTAGTAATTTCTTGCGGGATTTTCTGGCAGGTATTCGAGATATTATTGGTGGACGCACTGGTAGCTATGAGCGTCTATTTGAGCAGGGTCAACGCAAGGCATTAGAAGAATTAGAACAACGAGCACAACGTTTAGGAGCAAATGCTGTAATTGGGATTGAAATTGATACTGGCACAATCAATATTGACCAGTCAGGAGTTCTTTTACTGATTACTGCCACAGGTAC
- a CDS encoding photosystem II manganese-stabilizing polypeptide, which produces MRYRALIVAFLALCLGLITACSDAPAVSSGRDVLTYDQIRGTGLANKCPQLAETSRGSIPIDSSQSYTIKELCLEPTSFFIKEEPANKRQQAEFVAGKLLTRYTSTIDQVQGNLKINPDNSLTFVETDGLDFQAITVQLPGGERVPFLFTIKNLVAQSQPNLSSINTSTDFEGTFKVPSYRGAAFLDPKGRGVVSGYDNAVALPAQADDEELTRTNVKRAENLNGKISLQIAKIDSSSGEIAGTFESEQPSDTDLGAGEPKEVRIRGLFFARVEPARS; this is translated from the coding sequence ATGAGGTATCGCGCTTTAATTGTTGCATTCTTGGCTTTGTGCCTGGGGCTAATAACTGCTTGTAGTGATGCTCCTGCTGTTAGTAGTGGTAGAGATGTCCTCACTTACGATCAAATTCGCGGCACTGGCTTGGCTAACAAATGCCCCCAACTAGCAGAAACAAGCCGTGGCTCCATTCCCATTGATTCTAGCCAGTCATACACCATCAAAGAACTTTGCTTAGAACCAACTAGCTTCTTCATCAAAGAAGAACCTGCTAATAAACGCCAACAAGCAGAATTTGTTGCTGGCAAATTGTTGACCAGATATACTTCCACCATTGACCAGGTGCAAGGCAACCTAAAAATTAACCCAGATAATAGCCTCACCTTTGTGGAAACTGATGGTCTTGACTTCCAAGCCATCACTGTGCAACTTCCCGGTGGTGAGCGAGTACCTTTCCTCTTCACCATCAAAAACTTGGTTGCTCAAAGCCAACCTAATTTGAGCAGCATTAACACCTCTACGGACTTTGAAGGCACTTTCAAAGTTCCTTCCTACCGTGGTGCTGCTTTCCTAGATCCAAAGGGTCGTGGTGTCGTTAGTGGCTACGATAATGCCGTGGCTCTCCCCGCCCAAGCGGATGATGAAGAACTTACCCGCACTAACGTCAAGCGTGCTGAAAATCTTAATGGCAAGATTTCATTGCAAATCGCTAAAATCGATAGCTCTAGTGGTGAAATTGCTGGTACTTTCGAGAGCGAACAGCCATCTGATACTGATTTAGGTGCTGGCGAACCTAAAGAAGTTAGGATTCGCGGTCTATTTTTTGCACGGGTTGAACCGGCTCGTAGCTAA
- a CDS encoding tetratricopeptide repeat protein, producing MYKPTSIVLSVVLLGCFSLTIPSVAQAQVLVAQGKNPELKQLLEEGRRLVDTGDYGGAIAVYQQAARLDAKNAKIHSGIGYLYAQQGNYQAALTAYRRAIAINPNNSDFYYAVGYIKANLGDTRGAKEGYRRAIQLNRNNVNAYLGLAVTQSRMGDYNAASWAYQQAIELDKNNAQTYELMGSMYKQRRQTKQANSLLQKARDLYKRRNDSDGVNRVEAMLRQLGG from the coding sequence GTGTACAAGCCAACATCAATTGTGCTGAGTGTGGTGTTATTAGGATGTTTTTCCTTGACTATACCTTCAGTGGCTCAAGCTCAGGTATTAGTGGCGCAAGGCAAAAACCCAGAGTTAAAGCAACTACTAGAAGAAGGACGGAGGTTAGTGGATACGGGCGATTATGGTGGTGCGATCGCAGTTTATCAGCAAGCAGCTAGGCTAGATGCCAAAAACGCTAAAATTCATTCAGGTATTGGCTATTTATACGCACAACAGGGAAATTACCAAGCAGCATTAACAGCTTATCGTCGGGCGATCGCCATCAATCCTAACAATAGTGATTTTTATTACGCAGTGGGTTACATCAAAGCGAATTTGGGCGACACGCGTGGGGCAAAAGAAGGCTACCGTCGGGCCATACAACTGAACCGTAACAACGTTAACGCCTATTTAGGATTGGCTGTGACCCAATCTCGCATGGGAGACTATAATGCTGCTAGCTGGGCATACCAACAAGCAATCGAATTAGATAAGAACAACGCCCAAACTTATGAGTTAATGGGTTCGATGTATAAACAGCGCCGACAAACCAAACAAGCAAACAGCTTGCTTCAGAAAGCCCGTGACTTGTACAAGCGGCGCAATGACTCAGATGGCGTCAACAGGGTAGAAGCCATGCTGCGACAGTTAGGAGGATGA